A single genomic interval of Nocardioides palaemonis harbors:
- a CDS encoding TatD family hydrolase, which translates to MSTAEPTRSRAATEEKSGARRDRERPPAPEPLPHPVVDNHCHLDIADGDWLATEDAIAAAAAVGVPRIVQIGCDLPGARWAVQAAADHAALVAGVALHPNEAPRLAASGQLDAALAEIEELARSHDKVRAIGETGLDTFRTGEEGRAAQEESFRRHVDLAKRLDKTLVIHDRDAHDDVLRIIDSEGAPERWVMHCFSGDAAFARACLDRGAHLSFAGTVTFKNAAAVREALAVTPLDRVLVETDAPYLTPTPWRGRPNASYLVPVTVRAMAEVLGADLEDLCRAIDATTETAFGGAW; encoded by the coding sequence TTGTCCACCGCTGAGCCCACCCGCTCGCGCGCGGCCACCGAGGAGAAGTCCGGGGCGCGCCGCGACCGCGAGCGTCCGCCGGCGCCCGAGCCGCTGCCCCACCCGGTGGTCGACAACCACTGCCACCTCGACATCGCCGACGGCGACTGGCTCGCCACCGAGGACGCGATCGCCGCCGCCGCAGCCGTCGGGGTGCCGCGGATCGTGCAGATCGGCTGCGACCTGCCGGGCGCCCGCTGGGCGGTGCAGGCCGCTGCCGACCACGCGGCGCTCGTCGCCGGCGTCGCGCTGCACCCCAACGAGGCCCCGCGGCTCGCCGCGAGCGGACAGCTCGACGCCGCGCTCGCCGAGATCGAGGAGCTCGCGCGCTCGCACGACAAGGTGCGCGCGATCGGCGAGACCGGCCTCGACACGTTCCGCACCGGCGAGGAGGGCCGCGCGGCGCAGGAGGAGAGCTTCCGGCGCCACGTCGACCTGGCCAAGCGGCTGGACAAGACGCTCGTCATCCACGACCGCGACGCCCACGACGACGTGCTGCGCATCATCGACTCCGAGGGCGCGCCCGAGCGCTGGGTGATGCACTGCTTCTCCGGCGACGCCGCGTTCGCGCGGGCCTGCCTCGACCGCGGCGCCCACCTCAGCTTCGCGGGGACGGTCACCTTCAAGAACGCCGCGGCGGTGCGCGAGGCGCTGGCGGTCACGCCCCTCGACCGGGTGCTGGTCGAGACCGACGCGCCCTACCTCACGCCCACGCCGTGGCGCGGGCGGCCCAACGCCTCCTACCTCGTCCCGGTGACGGTCCGCGCGATGGCCGAGGTGCTCGGGGCCGACCTCGAGGACCTCTGCCGGGCCATCGACGCCACCACCGAGACCGCCTTCGGGGGCGCCTGGTAG